The genomic interval AATGACAACGTCGACTTATTCTCCGTCTCAGAACTCGGACAACAAAAGACGGCGGCAGCAGAGGAGGCTGTTCCAGGAAGCCGATTGGGCTCGTTCCGATGGCCGGACCTTTCAGCAGTGCAGGCCAGCGTGTTCGTGTGCCTTCTTTTAACTTCTCTACTTCTCGATCAACACTAGCATGCTCTATGTTTCACTCGTTAGGTGTTTGACGTTTTGACTACGGTGTAGAAACAGTCTTTTGCTATTGCGACTACGTGAACAAACTGCTTTCTTGGACATAGAGGTTAGTGCTGTACTGACCTTGTTTCTGTATTGTAGTTCTCAGAACTGGTGCTGCTAGTGCTGCTTCAGGATCTGCCTACGCAGAGTTTGGAGCGACCAAGGTCATTGTCTCTGTGTAAGTAAATTCCATTATTTTACTGCTAGAGTAACAAATTTTTGTGAGTTCTGCTTAATCTTTAGATTGTCAATGCAAAATGGTGGAACCCTGCTGCTGTGTTTAATTAAGGGGAAGAAATAGTTGGGGAATGGAATAGTTTTagtgaagagaaaagaaaagtgaATTGTATCATCTATTTGCACTCCATTTCATTTATCTTGTTTACTTAGATGGAATTGAAGCGACTGAATATTCTCATTTACCTATTGTATGTAGGAGATGTGTAAATTTCATTTCGGTACATATTTTCTTTAGGCATAAATAATTTATCGAGAATGATGGCCATTAAATTCTTTCCTTTACCATCAATATGTTATCTTAAGTGGTTAGATGCCTAGATTTAATTCTCCATGTCTAGGGATCTATATTCCGTGTAGAGCTAAAAATAATCCCTTCTCCAAGTAAACAAGAAAAATTGgtcatttcattttatttattttattttctctcttattCCATCCAAATAAATTAAAGAGGCATTCTCTCTGCTAGCTATTTGATACACATGGAATAAAGGGGACAGAGGGAGCAAGCACTTTATACTTAATTTTAGAGGTTTCATTAGCTAGTGGGTTTCATTATCTAGTGGGCAGTGACAATTAGGACACACTAATGGAATGGGGAAACTTACTCCCAACATAGCCAAATAAGGAACTTGGGTAACTTATATTCTTTTTTTTCGAGGACAATAGGCAACATCATAACTGGCTAGCACCTTATTATAGTAGTACATCCCTGTCACCCTGCTTATTTCCACTTCGGTGTTGAATTTTGTGTAGAGAAAAGGTGTAATCTTTAATGATCATGATTGTTGGTTTACTTTTGAGCTTGTCTTGTGAAAGAGTAACTATGCAACAATTGTTTGGCTTTTTGTATCAGTACTTGTAGTATTCCACCAATAGATTCTGTTCCTGTACACTTTAAAGAGTAGAAAATAAgtgaaattaacaaattaaaagtttATTAATGATCTGGAAGATTCATTTTGTTAAGATATGCTTAACAGAATAAATTCCCTAAGACCAAGGATTTTGTGGTACTTGTTACTACAATATTTGTTTGTTTGCAAGTGAAGGAATGCAGCCTTTTCTTTCGACTTTCTCTTTTACTATTGACCacttatgtatgtatgtatgatgAGACATGAGGACAACCTATTGAAAATTGGTTTGATATGCATTTTCCTGCACATGCTATTGATGATTATTTTGTTTAGGTTTGGTCCAAGGGAGAGCAAGAAAGCTATGCTGTACAGCAATACTGGAAGATTAAACTGCAATGTCCTTTACACAACTTTTTCAACTTCAATTCGCGGACAGGTATTTTACCTTCATGTTCCATATATTCTGCTCGAAGATATAATGAACTGTCCTGCATCATCTTATATCTATCATCTTCCAGGGAACAGATAACAAGGAGTACTCTTCAATGCTTCATAAAGCCCTGGAAGGGGCCATCATTCTTGAAACATTCCCAAAGACTACAGTTGATGTTTTTGCATTGGTTCTGGAATCTGGTGGTGGTTAGTATATACTCCATGTGTTGTTTATGTGGATGTTTTCTTGTTAATTAAATTCTTGTTTTCTTATGTTATAATTTATCTAAAAGAAATAatcattatttaattattatttgaactAGATCATTATCCACACACACACAGAGTCTGGTGATCTTATGTcttcaattttaattttcataCGCTTTGTTATAGAAGAGTTTTTAACGCTCCTGCATGGATGAAATTATAATAGTTCACTTTGAATAGGGTCTTCCACTTATTTATCTCAAGTATGCTGGGATATGTTAAAGTTAAGATACATAATACATTGTAAATCTAGAAGTTAGAACTCTCCAACACCTTCTACCCAATTTAAATGCTCTAAGCCAAATAAAGAAATACCCAAGAGACTCTTGCTAAATCTGGCTGACTTTACATGGTCAATTTGACACGACAAACAAGAAAAGTCATCCATCTTGAATTGAGATACACCAGTATGAGGGTAAAAAAGGATGAACTCCAGGAATTAAGATCATTAGTAACTGGAGAACTTGTAACATTCTTTTGTATGAGCCTTCTCCTCTTCAAGGAACGGAGCCTATTAGTCCAAATCCAATGAAGAGAGAGGTGGACTTTGCAATGGGTAAGCATCAAAAGAACTTTGTTTGATTGATACCAGATTATCCAACACCATGCTTGACAAGCACTGAAGAAGAGTCTTGCTGATTCGTGCAAGATTGTGGTCTCAAAGGATAAACCACTGAAGATAAAACAGTTTTATAGATTGCTAACACTAGCTAGTCTGGACAAATAAACACAATCTGAATTGTTGTTTAATAGTTTCATCATTCCATAGGCAGAAAACATGTCTGTCAACTGTTGCCATACCTTTTACACTGAAGCCAGATGCCTACTAAGGTTATAATTTAGCAAAAGCCTAGACATAGTTTGGACTTTGTTAGGCATAAAAGAATATTAAACTGCCTTCAAATATTCTTCTGAACTCACCCCCACTAAGAGCATCcaacatggtttaaaatctcgattAGGTTTCGGTCACGGACTAGAACGATATAGTTTTGGTATCTTATCATGCCATGTCGATatggtttcggtattttttaaatataaaatatattaactaaaaatctaaaatttaatctaaattaagCCTATTTAAATTGTCCCTATTATAGTTGGGATGGAGTGAAATGTCATTCCATGCTGGGCAGCTTGGACGGTATTTACTGTTCTGCCGCGTGGGCAAAACTTGCATCTCACGTGCCGAAGTTTTGCGTGGCGCAGACGGCTGCGGGGGGATTTTGGAGAGGGGGGGGGATCTGAGCGTCCGAAAGATCCCATGACGCCTTTGGCACTGCCGGAAGCATCGCAGGAAGCTTCCAGTGGCGCCGAAAGTGTTGTGGAATGCTTCGGGCGCCACCCTCCGTGATCCCCCAACAACAGCGATGTTTTTACGATGTTCAATTAaacttatgatttaattaatttaaataattcctatGATATTTTGAAGAGACTTTTATAAACCCTAGTTAAATTATTccaatataatatataaaaagtatatttaaaattatttttttaattaatttatttaattaatattctgaaattttattttttaaatgttttaaatttcatttaaaaattctattttttaataaattagatttatattatgataatttttttattattatatatatatatattttttattattttactgtttaattaatattttttactatttaaaatatatattatttaaattaataattaattaaatgaataaatgctttttttctttaaaactatatttaattattttttctaatcatATTATGTTGTCcaataattaagaatttatataaaatcaatatataacttatttttaaattatatacaataaatatatttatctactaattactatatatataaaaaaagtacTGAAATTGTgttgatacgataccgaaaccgtatcattCCGAACCAAAACCTCATCACGGattgagattttaaaccatggttgggagttgattgaaattattatcctaaagttatttaattaacctaagttaaagttagacgtGTTGTTGCCATTCTGCACGAGTCACACACGCTTCCGTGGCGTTCATTGCTGTTGCAGGACTCGCGCGATGCCTCCGCAGCCGTCGTAGAGCTTGCGCAACGCCTTTGGGCGACTGTGGGGCCTCGGGCGTGTTGGTACCAGAGATGTTTCGGTCGGTGGGCGGAATGAAATGTTTTGTTCGTACGGGACGAAAAGACACAAGATTTTAAACCGCGCCATCCAATATGAAGATTTATTGTAAAAACTCCTAGCACATTCATCTCCAAAGATATTTTTGACAAATACTCTAACCACAAGGCGATCTAGAGTGATCTAATTAAGTTGTAAACCCAAGTTCAGCCTAGAAGTATTAATTTCTGAAACAATAATTTGCTAATCTAGATAAATATAAAAAGAGAGTTAAACTCATGTTTCAGCAAGTGCCACTATTCCACCAATCCAGAAGAAAAGGATTTGGATGATTGTACAACATCAAAGCAAACTCTCTAAAAGAAATCCCTAACCTGAAGTATGTGCCTTTCCACAAGAATTATCAATTACTTTTAGACTATAACTAAACTGGTGAAGAATCCTAACATACAAGCATTTCATAATGGTTGATCCAAGCACAAGGGATCATTAGCATGACTATGGTAGCTCAACGTTATGACAATATCTATTAAGCACACCAGCTTTTTTTGGTCAAACAACATTGCTCCAGCCAGTTCAAAAGGAAATTCCTTTTAGTTTATTAGGAAGCATCCAGATACTTGCTTGAGAGGAAATATGGTTAAACACACCATTAATTGACATCAACAACTGAAATTGTTATCTGCCATGGGATGATTTAGCCTTCACTGCATCTTAATCAGTGGAACCCAATAATTTTTCTTCAGTTTCCTAATTTCCAAATTAAACCCAGATAAGGAATAGGAGATGTTGGTAATTGCATCAAAAAATGCTTAGTCAAATCTAGACCTTTGTGTGGGATTTCGAAAGATAATTTGTCAGTTCACTGAAAATAGAGACATAAGCCAAGATAATCCAAATGTTGGTAAGTTCTTTCTTGTTTCCTCCTTGGAAATTCTAGAAGCTATTTGATCTTTCTATGCATTGGATTCTTTGAAGAGAATCTACCCTGATGACAAATAGAAAAGGAGATAAAGGATTACTTCAGTGTAGTCCCTATCAGTTTTTGAACCATGAACTAGGTTGTTTATTACGAGGACTGTAGTGTGGTCAAAAGAATAATATCCTTCACCCACATGATCCACCTAGATGAAACCATAAGAGAAACTTCATTCTAACATAGTATCAAAAGAGAAACTTGACCAGTCTATGAGATAGTTTGCCTCTACCTATAGAGCAAACATGAACTAAATTACAATTAACCACACACGTTGAAAGATATTACGACATCATGAGGGAAAAGATTGGTGGTGGGGATTTGACCATGAAGAGCAAAGAAGATAAAATGTATAAGCTAACAAACAAATAGATTATCTTAAAACTTGAGAGGAACTATATTGTGAAGTAGTATGTACCACCTTCTTGACCAAGTTCTTTTAACAATATCATTTTGTTGGAGAGAAAATTTAGATATATGTGTCAGATAAGAAATAGGGGTACCAACATAAGCCATAAAAGTAATAGGTTGAGATAAGACAGCTTGAAATTGAAGAAAGCAAAAGTACTCTCCAATAGAGACACAGATGGTGGAGTTTGAACTAAATTGCTTATTGTAGGGGGTCCATCCTACGAAGGTGGTTTGAATTGAGCTACATTAGCAATATGAGGTATCGCCAAGTGGAAATCTTATATCATATATCTCTCACAGGTCCTAGCTTCTTATAGCAAATGTGCTTAGGTCTACCCTGATCCCCTCCATGGCCTCACTAATGGCCTACACCAGCTCCATAAGTCACTCTTGACAGCAAATCAGTCCGACACATGCTCACAGGGGTAGAATTGATTAGCATGTAAGTGTCAGAGAGTGAGAGGAAACATATGCCATCAATAATCCAAGTGTTCCTCAGTTTGAATTATGGAGAACTGTGCAAAGAACAATGGTGAATAGTCCAATGTAATCCTGAATAACTCAAACATCTGATGTGACTTGAAGTGTTTGATGTCTATAACAAATGCCTGAAATCTACCAATGTTGATAGTCATCGCTATGCCAAACTAACAAAGATGGAATAGATTTCCTATCACCTATTAAGCATAAGATATGAGTATAGAGATTTTGTGCTTGTGACCATATCTTGCAGCATGACTAGAAAAATTGGAAAAGGCTGATAACACTAGGATTAATGGTTTGCCAAAGGAGGCTAgtaatcaaggtttaaaattatGAGTCATGCTAGAGTTTATATTTATgacggaacgatacggtttcagtACTATAACGTGCTATGTCAATACAATTTTGATACTCTTTAAATATAAagtatattaatttaaaaatatttttattagtatttaattattatatatgCTTTACCTTAtaaaaaaaaggcagcccggtgTACGAAACTCtcgctatgcggggtcccgggaaaggatccattgtacgcagccttatcttgtttttttttgcaagaggttgtttccagaattcgaacccgtgacctttttggTCACAAAACAATAACTTTATCGTTGCACCAAGGCATATGCTTTACCTTATAATTCAtcaatatcttcatccataaagcattttttttttcttagtctTTGTTGTTTATTTTGTAAACGGATGAAGGAGGGAAAGAAACGAATGAAAGAGGGAAAGATATTACCGGAGGGAAAGGAATcaactgtaaaaaaaaaaaatgaaagagggAAAAAATTAATTgtcctaaactctaaaccctataAAGATCCTAAAAGAAagggaaattatatatatatatatatatagcagacAAAACAGAAAACTTTATCATTGCCAGTTAGCACGGCTCTGTATCACGATCCTTGCTAATAATTGAGCAACAATCCTTTCCCATATGGCTCTATCCGGCTCAAGAATACTGGCAACCCTAGTTTTCTTAAATTCTAGCTGTCCCTGCCTATAGACCATATGCCTTAGTGGCAGATTTTTTCAGATTCAATTTCATAGTGATAACCATGGACCTGAAAGAATTAGAAGTGTTGCTGAAGGTGGAGTAACCAATGAGTGCAACATTTATTATTGAAGACTGCCCAACTTTCTTACAGCAAGAATTTGGACAACACAGTTTTGTCCCTCTATTGAGATGAGCAGGATATGAAGAAACCTCTTTCTTCATCTGTGTGAATGAATAGAATAGGCACTATTTAGGTCTGTACAAGCAGGAAGACATTCCTTTTCTCCATTTGTGAGGACATCACAATAGATGTAGGAAGGAGGTTGGAGAAGCACAGGAGCTTCATCAAAGATTCTTTGCAGATGTAGATCTCTACATTTTTCTTGGAGGTCACAACAAATAGGGATCAGGTCACACTTTGGGCACATTTTTGCATATATACATTGTCGTGGAGAAATTACGGACTGTGATGCCTTGAGATGACTTGGAATCCTTGGAGGTCTCTAAGACCCGATGTAGGATGATAAGTATGTAAGTGATACTTGGGGAAGAGTCAAGATGTTTCACCATGCCTATCTTGGATGATGAGGAGATGTGTGATGCGTAGTTCAAGGAAGATCAAGGAACAAAAATGTAAGAAGATGCAATAGGGAATCAATTCGATGAATACCACTAGAGATGTGAGTGAATGACCATCACGATGGGGCTTGGTGCAAGAACTAAGTCTCGTTGTATGGAAGGTGGCAGGGTGATGAGGGAGGCATCAAATATACCCACCCGTATACCATGTTGTTCTTGGAGAAAATTATTAGCGTTGATTAGATAGTCTCTTCTATCTATATATTTCATCTTATTATTACTTTATAAATACATCTCTGCATATTTTCCTAATTATAAGTAGGTCCTTAACAACACATCTAATTCTTAAAATCCCGATAATGGGGAGCAgtgggaagaagatgaaagaaatTCCATTCCAATATGTGCAGACTTAGTTTATGCCCATTATGTATGGTGATATTGGCATCAGTTTAACTTGAGCATCATCCATTCAAATGCATTTTCAACAAGTGCTATATCGTGTTTATCCATTCTAATGCAATTTCAACAAGTATCAATTTACCAAATTATTGACCTTCTTCCTTGTTTACTTTGTAGGGGATCTTCCAGTGATCATAACTTGTGCTAGTCTTGCACTTGCTGATGCTGGGATCATGATGTACGATCTTGTTTCAGCTGTTTCTGTGGTATGTCACAGTTTGTTTTAAGCATGCGGTCAAAGTCAGCTCTGTTACAATTTTATTACTAATTTCAAATGCTCTTTTTCATTATATGATAGCGCTTTTAACTGCAGTGCAGAGTCCaaatttttatgagtattttccTTGCAAAATATGGTCATGAAACACACATTAAGGTTGTGTTTGGTACGTACGAAACAGAATAGAATCAGAATGATTCATTCCTTCAATGATTTCATTCCAATGTTTAGATGAATAATTTGAAGGGGAACAAACCATTGCAAGGAGTAACACAATCCACTAAAACCCATTCCACTCTTTAAGGGAAAACTTATTCTATCTCTATTAAATATAACACTTATTAAAAAGTTATATATCAAAAATTACAATTAAGAAGACTGCTTGGGCCAAGGAAACAattgacttgatttttttttttttggttgggGGATATTTCATTTGTCATATCTGCTATTATTCGCATGgaagaaattgaaaaacaatAGTTAACTGGAGCTTAAAATATTTCATTTGTCATATCTGCTATTATTCTTAAAATAATGGAATTTAATATACTCCTTTCCATTGCCCTCTAGTccattttaattttctttctcattccTTTCCAAAGACAACCTAAATGTTCTTGGTCTAATCTTGACTTCTACAATATATCGtacatatgtt from Zingiber officinale cultivar Zhangliang chromosome 6B, Zo_v1.1, whole genome shotgun sequence carries:
- the LOC121992444 gene encoding exosome complex component RRP41-like; translated protein: MTTSTYSPSQNSDNKRRRQQRRLFQEADWARSDGRTFQQCRPAFLRTGAASAASGSAYAEFGATKVIVSVFGPRESKKAMLYSNTGRLNCNVLYTTFSTSIRGQGTDNKEYSSMLHKALEGAIILETFPKTTVDVFALVLESGGGDLPVIITCASLALADAGIMMYDLVSAVSVSCFGKNLVIDPTLEEEACQDGSLMVTCMPARNEVTQLTLTGEWTTPKINEAMELCLDACSKLAEIMRSCLKEAASVPS